The following coding sequences lie in one Gadus morhua chromosome 20, gadMor3.0, whole genome shotgun sequence genomic window:
- the LOC115533703 gene encoding gamma-crystallin 1-like produces the protein MTVFKPQERAQHHTTASMGKVIFYEERDFLGPSVECTSECRDLLCQLNHCNSIRVECGAFMIYESLEFAGTQYFLRKGDYPDYHSWMGCNDSIRSCRLIPAQESGAFTMRLYERIEFGGQVMDLADDCPNVVERFHKNDIFSCNVKGGHWLFYEHPHYRGKMYLIRPGVYNRFSEWGGRTARVGSIRRIMDY, from the exons ATGACAGTATTTAAGCCGCAGGAGAGGGCCCAACACCACACGACAGCCAGCATGGGGAAG GTAATATTCTACGAGGAAAGGGACTTCCTGGGCCCCAGTGTTGAGTGCACGTCTGAGTGCAGGGACCTGTTGTGCCAACTGAACCACTGCAACTCCATCAGGGTGGAGTGTGGCGCCTTCATGATCTACGAGAGTCTGGAGTTCGCGGGCACCCAGTACTTCCTCAGGAAGGGCGACTACCCCGATTACCACAGCTGGATGGGCTGCAATGACTCCATCCGCTCATGCCGCCTCATTCCCGCA CAAGAGTCCGGGGCCTTCACCATGCGTCTGTACGAGAGGATAGAGTTCGGGGGTCAGGTCATGGACCTGGCCGACGACTGTCCCAACGTTGTAGAGCGCTTCCACAAGAACGACATCTTCTCTTGCAACGTGAAGGGCGGCCATTGGCTCTTTTACGAGCATCCCCACTACCGGGGGAAGATGTACCTGATACGGCCCGGCGTGTACAACCGCTTCAGCGAGTGGGGCGGCAGGACGGCCAGGGTGGGCTCCATCAGACGCATCATGGACTATTGA
- the c9h2orf80 gene encoding uncharacterized protein C2orf80 homolog isoform X1, whose product MEIHQLLFHRETFMCVYVCAWVCTLQAHCDLALRVALWWLDRDEGQGILDTDIIGAKSLSGSNKYPSHLEREAMILSSFAGIVLNALPVEEILALYSCKPAATHSKHQSKNSIVHPFTLSYHPFAMLCSYKALDHSKKHSQKLKRWLLEKSNASSGQAALAQPSSSASSSRSFLSDSDEVQKNRTKHYEGSLESLRD is encoded by the exons ATGGAGATACACCAACTCCTGTTCCATAGGGAaacctttatgtgtgtgtatgtgtgtgcgtgggtgtgcacACTACAGGCTCATTGTGACCTTGCCCTAAGAGTTGCCCTTTGGTGGTTAGACCGAGATGAAGGCCAGGGCATCCTGGACACAGACATTAT tGGAGCAAAAAGCTTGTCAGGAAGTAACAAGTACCCTAGCCATCTTGAACGGGAGGCTATGATCTTGTCCTCTTTTGCTGGGATTGTCCTG AATGCTCTTCCTGTGGAGGAGATACTGGCTCTTTACAGCTGCAAACCGGCCGCCACTCACTCCAAGCACCAGTCAAAG AACTCCATCGTGCATCCATTCACCCTGTCCTACCACCCCTTTGCCATGCTCTGCTCCTACAAGGCCCTGGACCACTCCAAGAAGCACA GTCAGAAGCTGAAACGGTGGCTGCTTGAGAAGTCAAACGCTTCCAGTGGCCAAGCAGCCTTAGCGCAGCCTTCGTCCTCCGCCTCATCCTCACGTTCTTTTCTAAGT GACAGCGATGAGGTCCAAAAGAACAGAACAAAACACTATGAGGGCTCACTAGAGTCCCTGAGGGATTGA
- the LOC115533668 gene encoding gamma-crystallin M2-like isoform X2 — MGKIIFYEDRNFQGRSHECSNDCTDLHSYFSRCNSIRVESGCFMIYERPGYMGHQYFMRRGEYPDYQRWMGFSSCIRSCRLIPMYRGSYRMRIYEKADFSGHMMEFMDDCPCVSDRFHHRHVYSCNVMNGYWIFYEYPNYRGRQYLLRSGEYRRYREWCATCSIVGSFRRVTEF; from the exons ATGGGCAAG ataATTTTCTACGAGGACAGGAACTTCCAGGGCCGGAGCCATGAGTGCAGCAACGACTGCACCGACCTGCACTCCTACTTCAGCCGCTGCAACTCCATCCGGGTGGAGAGCGGCTGCTTTATGATCTACGAGCGGCCTGGCTACATGGGCCACCAGTACTTCATGAGGAGGGGCGAGTACCCCGACTACCAGAGGTGGATGGGCTTCAGCAGCTGTATCCGCTCCTGCCGACTGATCCCCATG TATCGCGGCTCCTACAGGATGCGGATCTACGAGAAGGCCGACTTCAGCGGCCACATGATGGAGTTCATGGACGACTGTCCCTGTGTGTCCGACCGCTTCCACCACCGCCACGTCTACTCCTGTAACGTCATGAACGGCTACTGGATCTTCTACGAGTACCCCAACTACCGGGGCAGGCAGTACCTCCTCCGCTCCGGGGAGTACCGGAGGTATCGCGAGTGGTGCGCCACCTGCTCCATCGTGGGTTCCTTCAGGAGGGTCACTGAGTTTTAG
- the LOC115533668 gene encoding gamma-crystallin M2-like isoform X1, translated as MGKIIFYEDRNFQGRSHECSNDCTDLHSYFSRCNSIRVESGCFMIYERPGYMGHQYFMRRGEYPDYQRWMGFSSCIRSCRLIPMAPQYRGSYRMRIYEKADFSGHMMEFMDDCPCVSDRFHHRHVYSCNVMNGYWIFYEYPNYRGRQYLLRSGEYRRYREWCATCSIVGSFRRVTEF; from the exons ATGGGCAAG ataATTTTCTACGAGGACAGGAACTTCCAGGGCCGGAGCCATGAGTGCAGCAACGACTGCACCGACCTGCACTCCTACTTCAGCCGCTGCAACTCCATCCGGGTGGAGAGCGGCTGCTTTATGATCTACGAGCGGCCTGGCTACATGGGCCACCAGTACTTCATGAGGAGGGGCGAGTACCCCGACTACCAGAGGTGGATGGGCTTCAGCAGCTGTATCCGCTCCTGCCGACTGATCCCCATG GCGCCGCAGTATCGCGGCTCCTACAGGATGCGGATCTACGAGAAGGCCGACTTCAGCGGCCACATGATGGAGTTCATGGACGACTGTCCCTGTGTGTCCGACCGCTTCCACCACCGCCACGTCTACTCCTGTAACGTCATGAACGGCTACTGGATCTTCTACGAGTACCCCAACTACCGGGGCAGGCAGTACCTCCTCCGCTCCGGGGAGTACCGGAGGTATCGCGAGTGGTGCGCCACCTGCTCCATCGTGGGTTCCTTCAGGAGGGTCACTGAGTTTTAG
- the LOC115533704 gene encoding gamma-crystallin M3 produces the protein MMGKIIFYEDKNFGGRHYECSNDCTDLHTMFNRCQSIRVESGMFMIYDRPNFMGNQFFARRGEYSDYMRMMGMNDCVRSCRHIPMHRGNFRMRMYERADMGGQMMELNDDCPNLMDRFHMSDFNSCNVMDGHWLMYEQPNYRGRHYYVSPGEYRRYNDWGSMNPKIGSIRRVMDL, from the exons ATGATGGGCAAG ATTATCTTCTACGAGGACAAGAACTTTGGCGGCCGCCATTATGAGTGCAGCAATGACTGCACCGACCTGCACACCATGTTCAACCGCTGCCAGTCCATCCGCGTCGAGAGCGGCATGTTCATGATCTACGACCGCCCCAACTTCATGGGCAACCAGTTCTTCGCCAGGAGGGGCGAGTACTCCGACTACATGCGCATGATGGGCATGAACGACTGTGTCAGGTCTTGTCGCCACATCCCCATG CACCGCGGTAACTTCAGGATGAGGATGTACGAGCGCGCTGACATGGGCGGCCAGATGATGGAGCTGAACGACGACTGCCCCAACCTCATGGACCGCTTCCACATGTCCGACTTCAACTCCTGCAACGTGATGGATGGCCACTGGCTGATGTACGAGCAGCCCAACTACAGGGGCCGCCACTACTACGTGAGCCCCGGCGAGTACAGGAGGTACAACGACTGGGGAAGCATGAACCCCAAGATCGGTTCCATCAGGCGCGTCATGGATCTCTAA
- the c9h2orf80 gene encoding uncharacterized protein C2orf80 isoform X2: MLDDLAHCDLALRVALWWLDRDEGQGILDTDIIGAKSLSGSNKYPSHLEREAMILSSFAGIVLNALPVEEILALYSCKPAATHSKHQSKNSIVHPFTLSYHPFAMLCSYKALDHSKKHSQKLKRWLLEKSNASSGQAALAQPSSSASSSRSFLSDSDEVQKNRTKHYEGSLESLRD, from the exons ATGCTGGATGATCTG GCTCATTGTGACCTTGCCCTAAGAGTTGCCCTTTGGTGGTTAGACCGAGATGAAGGCCAGGGCATCCTGGACACAGACATTAT tGGAGCAAAAAGCTTGTCAGGAAGTAACAAGTACCCTAGCCATCTTGAACGGGAGGCTATGATCTTGTCCTCTTTTGCTGGGATTGTCCTG AATGCTCTTCCTGTGGAGGAGATACTGGCTCTTTACAGCTGCAAACCGGCCGCCACTCACTCCAAGCACCAGTCAAAG AACTCCATCGTGCATCCATTCACCCTGTCCTACCACCCCTTTGCCATGCTCTGCTCCTACAAGGCCCTGGACCACTCCAAGAAGCACA GTCAGAAGCTGAAACGGTGGCTGCTTGAGAAGTCAAACGCTTCCAGTGGCCAAGCAGCCTTAGCGCAGCCTTCGTCCTCCGCCTCATCCTCACGTTCTTTTCTAAGT GACAGCGATGAGGTCCAAAAGAACAGAACAAAACACTATGAGGGCTCACTAGAGTCCCTGAGGGATTGA